A DNA window from Candidatus Bathyarchaeota archaeon contains the following coding sequences:
- a CDS encoding DUF167 domain-containing protein, producing MKLTQVPQGTIIEIRVKPKSRQFRMKLNDELVIFCRETPVKGRVNKELVKQLSRLFKKKVEIISGFTSKQKRVLVRDAEVKEVEKLLKHGA from the coding sequence ATGAAATTAACGCAGGTTCCGCAAGGAACGATCATAGAAATCCGAGTGAAGCCCAAGTCAAGGCAGTTTAGGATGAAGCTAAACGATGAACTTGTGATATTTTGCCGGGAGACTCCGGTCAAGGGAAGAGTGAACAAGGAGCTGGTGAAACAGCTTTCAAGGCTGTTCAAGAAAAAAGTCGAAATCATTTCTGGCTTTACTTCGAAGCAAAAGAGGGTTCTAGTCAGAGATGCTGAAGTGAAAGAAGTTGAGAAATTACTAAAACATGGAGCATAA